The Shewanella sp. MTB7 genome includes a window with the following:
- a CDS encoding efflux RND transporter permease subunit, whose amino-acid sequence MLDKMVNGFESFLFRHRIFVIILFMLTTVFLGFQASNLKMDAAFIKNIPLNHSYMHTYLKHQKQFGGANSIMVAVEDTSGDIFNETFFDALKNVHDQLFFIPGVDRAQVKSLFSPSTRFTEVVEDGFAGGPVIPADFSTTAAGLAVVRGNIEKAGIVGRLIAEDYSAAMVSAQLMDFDPQTGEPLDTLAFAEQLEQELRAQFENEDIKIHIIGFAKMAGDVAEGAKGVMLFFLIAILVTAVMVYLFSKSLVLTFLPLACSLMAVIWQLGLLTVVGFGLDPMSILIPFLVFAIGVSHSVQMINTVRRRVADGVSTKAAAALAFRSLLIPGGIALLSDTVGFLTLLAIDIGIIRELAISASLGVGVIILTNLILLPLLISYTHVSVPKKLKDDSQSKINLLWRKLSLFATPKYAIWVLVITAILYGFGAQQASLMKVGDLQGGAPALHLDSRYNQDTFYITDKFSITTDVLTVIVEAFPEACTYHSVLTQIDEFEWVIGNTPGVEATASLASVAKRVNAGFNEGNPKWQVLPRTTASLVQAVGRVPTTSGLLNSNCSVMPVYLFLKDHKAETIELVIDKVKALAAEMDNDKIKFQLASGPVGVMAATNEAVAEAQLPMMLYVYGAVFVLCLISFRSLRATIAVILPLYVVSTLAQALMTQLDIGLAVSTLPVIALGVGIGVDYGIYILSTMAVKLRDGMKVQDAYYEALVERGSAVIFTGLTLAIGVSTWFFSALKFQMDMGILLTFMFLVNMMGAIIILPAIAAFFWRKP is encoded by the coding sequence ATGTTAGATAAAATGGTTAATGGATTTGAATCCTTTCTATTTCGACACAGAATTTTTGTCATAATCTTGTTTATGCTGACAACTGTTTTTTTAGGGTTTCAAGCAAGTAATTTAAAGATGGATGCGGCATTTATTAAAAATATCCCGCTAAATCATAGTTATATGCATACCTATTTAAAGCATCAAAAGCAGTTTGGTGGTGCGAATAGCATTATGGTGGCAGTTGAAGATACCAGTGGTGATATCTTTAATGAAACATTTTTTGATGCGCTGAAAAATGTTCACGATCAACTTTTCTTTATTCCCGGTGTGGACAGAGCACAGGTGAAATCGCTGTTTTCTCCCTCGACACGTTTTACTGAAGTGGTTGAAGACGGGTTTGCAGGCGGTCCGGTTATACCCGCAGATTTTTCAACGACAGCGGCTGGATTAGCTGTTGTGCGAGGTAATATTGAGAAAGCGGGCATTGTTGGACGCTTAATTGCTGAGGATTATTCAGCTGCTATGGTGTCAGCTCAGTTGATGGATTTTGATCCGCAAACTGGCGAACCTCTCGATACTTTAGCGTTTGCTGAGCAGTTAGAACAAGAGTTACGGGCCCAGTTTGAAAATGAGGATATTAAGATCCACATTATAGGTTTCGCTAAAATGGCGGGCGATGTGGCAGAAGGCGCTAAAGGCGTCATGTTGTTTTTCCTTATCGCTATTTTAGTCACTGCGGTGATGGTTTATCTGTTTTCAAAATCATTAGTACTGACTTTCTTACCTTTAGCTTGTAGCTTAATGGCTGTCATTTGGCAGCTGGGTTTATTGACGGTAGTAGGATTTGGCTTAGATCCTATGTCAATTTTGATCCCGTTTCTGGTGTTCGCTATTGGTGTGAGTCACAGTGTACAGATGATCAACACCGTCAGACGAAGAGTCGCTGATGGAGTGTCGACAAAAGCGGCTGCAGCTTTGGCTTTTCGAAGCTTGTTGATCCCTGGTGGTATTGCGTTACTTTCTGATACGGTAGGGTTTCTGACCTTGTTGGCTATCGATATTGGTATTATTCGTGAATTGGCTATCTCTGCATCTTTGGGTGTTGGAGTGATCATTTTGACCAACCTGATCTTACTTCCTTTACTGATCTCGTATACTCATGTGTCAGTTCCTAAAAAATTAAAAGATGATTCTCAGAGCAAGATTAATCTGCTATGGCGAAAACTTTCGCTTTTTGCTACGCCTAAATACGCAATTTGGGTATTAGTTATCACGGCAATACTCTATGGATTCGGTGCACAGCAGGCGAGTTTGATGAAGGTGGGGGATCTACAAGGTGGCGCGCCGGCATTGCATTTAGACTCAAGATATAATCAAGATACTTTCTATATCACAGATAAATTTTCTATTACCACCGATGTGCTGACAGTGATTGTTGAAGCATTTCCTGAAGCATGCACCTACCATTCAGTGTTAACTCAAATTGATGAGTTTGAATGGGTAATAGGCAATACACCAGGCGTTGAAGCGACGGCAAGCTTGGCTTCGGTGGCTAAACGGGTCAATGCTGGCTTTAACGAAGGTAATCCAAAGTGGCAAGTTTTACCTAGAACGACTGCAAGTCTGGTTCAGGCCGTTGGACGAGTACCGACAACTTCAGGTTTGCTAAACAGTAATTGCTCTGTGATGCCCGTATATCTGTTTTTGAAAGATCATAAAGCAGAAACGATTGAGCTGGTTATTGATAAGGTTAAGGCCCTTGCGGCTGAAATGGATAATGACAAGATAAAGTTTCAGCTAGCTTCCGGTCCAGTAGGTGTTATGGCGGCAACCAATGAGGCCGTAGCTGAAGCACAATTACCTATGATGCTTTATGTTTATGGTGCAGTTTTTGTACTCTGCTTGATTAGCTTTAGATCGTTAAGAGCAACCATTGCGGTAATTTTACCCCTATATGTTGTTTCTACGCTTGCTCAAGCTTTGATGACGCAACTCGATATTGGCTTGGCAGTGAGTACGTTACCTGTAATTGCATTAGGTGTCGGAATCGGTGTTGATTATGGCATCTATATTTTGTCAACCATGGCGGTCAAACTAAGAGATGGTATGAAAGTCCAAGATGCCTATTATGAAGCGTTAGTTGAGAGAGGTAGTGCAGTGATATTTACTGGCCTTACTTTAGCTATTGGTGTGAGTACTTGGTTTTTCTCTGCACTAAAGTTCCAAATGGATATGGGGATCTTGCTCACATTCATGTTTTTAGTGAATATGATGGGCGCAATAATTATTTTGCCTGCAATCGCTGCTTTTTTCTGGCGAAAACCCTGA
- a CDS encoding NAD-glutamate dehydrogenase: MALKDAMPSVLLENVVNLIHSKVPNVQAKQVEQFANCLYAHMSKDDLKARNDSDLYGAVLSLWNAANLTLQGESHIRVFNPSQSKHGWQSTHSIIEVIQPDMPFLVDSIIMALNRLGITSHMILHTPLSIKRTKGSISQVKYCDDTDEKSEKVAIFLIEIDRQSSDKEIKRLEKELESVLSDVAASVHDWKAMSEKLSSTIAELATRPYPGHKQELEEATNFLNYLNDHHFTLLGYRRYDLRKVAGDLELVPDTTTSLGLMNIPGKPQPESGLLLSNFSESARKEALDNSLLILTKSSEKSRVHRPAYVDYVGVKRFDKQGNVIGEDRFLGLYASNLYNRSPREIPLLAEKVQRVLDRSNLTPRSHDYKALMHILETLPRDELIQGNVEQLAYVAHGVLEMQDRDKLKLFVRKDGFGRFLSCLVYVSKDRYNTKLREDTQRILAQHFKTDADVEFTTYFSESTLARTHYIVKVDNNNMDVDVAAIENNLAEAARSWEDKLNDALSSAQGEESGTSLTKRYINAFPRSYKEDVLPSSAVVDIQHLEALDDNHKLGMLFYQPQETALNNNKVRLKLFHKDEPIHLSDVLPMLENFGLRVINERPYELKNSNNDTYWILDFLMTVQRTSTQSIADSQVRFQTALADVWNKQLEDDGFNRLVLATTLGGREVSILRAYAKYMRQIDATFSQAYIEETFTRYPQIAELLVKMFIRKFNPKLKTRTLNKFLEQIDLCLEEVSSLDDDRIIRRYLDLINATLRTNFYQLAADGSEKEYVSFKFSPELIPEMPRPLPKFEIFVYSPRVEGVHLRGGKVARGGLRWSDRREDFRTEVLGLVKAQQVKNTVIVPVGAKGGFVCKQLPTDGGREAFFTEGQECYRIFIRALLDISDNIINGEVVPPHNVVRHDEDDPYLVVAADKGTATFSDIANEISEEYNFWLGDAFASGGSNGYDHKKMGITARGAWESVKRHFREMGIDCQTTDFTCLAIGDMAGDVFGNGMLLSEHTRLVTAFNHLHIFIDPSPDAGSSYKERARLFKLPRSSWEDYNKELISKGGGIFMRSAKSITLTPEIKKMLGTKKVSMTPTELLKELLKMKVDLIWNGGIGTYMKATSESHAEVGDRANDTLRVNGNEVQARIIGEGGNLGCTQLGRIEYAANGGRMNTDFVDNVGGVDCSDNEVNIKILLNAIVADGEMTLKQRNRLLVDMTDEVSRIVLQDCKDQTRTISVTQVRGAEQLKEQIRFIQYLEKEGKLDRALEFLPSEDELAERLANGKPLTRPELSVLVAYSKMLLKEQLLTPEITDDPFLSQLLVEYFPQQLQKKYSDRMVDHPLRAEIIATSLANELVNDLGLNFVQRMQDETGASVAEAAICYTMAREVFGLAGLTKNITSLNGIIPAVVQGEMLHQIRRNMRRACRWFLRHRNRGQSIQQTVEFFGPVFADLKANVHNYMVQEEVEGIRHEIAALIKEGVTEEVATNVVNMSTLFSALDIAQIAELETKPVALVAQIYFKLGANVELHWFLDQISAQPVANHWQALARAAFREELDWQQRSLSSVVLRSCTETCDADTIIAQWIDSNQSLLERWFHMLADFKTSQSHEFAKFSVALRELNLLILHCEGQK; the protein is encoded by the coding sequence ATGGCCTTGAAAGATGCAATGCCTTCGGTACTACTAGAAAATGTAGTCAACTTAATTCATTCTAAAGTTCCAAATGTACAAGCAAAGCAAGTTGAACAATTTGCTAATTGCCTTTATGCTCACATGTCTAAAGACGATCTTAAAGCTCGTAATGATAGTGATCTTTATGGGGCAGTATTAAGCCTTTGGAATGCCGCGAACCTTACACTACAAGGTGAGTCACATATTCGGGTATTTAACCCTAGCCAGTCAAAACACGGCTGGCAATCAACGCATTCAATTATTGAAGTTATACAGCCTGATATGCCATTTTTGGTTGATTCAATTATTATGGCTCTAAATCGTTTGGGTATTACTTCCCATATGATTTTACATACACCTCTTTCGATCAAAAGAACAAAAGGAAGTATTTCTCAGGTTAAGTATTGTGATGATACTGATGAAAAATCTGAGAAAGTAGCTATTTTCCTTATTGAAATTGATAGACAAAGTTCAGATAAAGAGATTAAACGATTAGAGAAAGAGCTTGAGTCGGTGTTGAGTGATGTTGCTGCATCTGTTCATGACTGGAAAGCGATGTCTGAAAAACTGAGTTCAACAATCGCTGAGCTTGCAACTCGTCCTTACCCTGGCCACAAACAAGAACTGGAGGAGGCAACAAACTTCCTCAATTACCTTAATGACCACCATTTCACACTGCTCGGATATCGACGCTATGATCTTCGTAAAGTAGCCGGTGATTTAGAGCTGGTACCAGATACGACAACCAGCTTAGGTTTAATGAATATTCCGGGGAAACCTCAGCCGGAAAGTGGGCTGTTACTGTCTAATTTTTCTGAAAGTGCCCGTAAAGAAGCGCTTGATAACAGTTTACTTATTTTAACTAAGAGTAGTGAGAAGAGCCGAGTTCATAGGCCTGCTTACGTTGATTACGTTGGCGTTAAACGTTTCGATAAGCAAGGTAATGTGATTGGTGAAGATAGATTTTTAGGTCTTTATGCTTCAAATTTGTATAACAGAAGCCCACGTGAGATCCCGCTTTTAGCCGAAAAAGTTCAACGTGTATTAGATCGCTCAAACTTAACCCCACGCTCTCATGATTATAAAGCGTTGATGCATATCTTGGAAACACTTCCACGCGATGAGCTTATTCAAGGTAACGTCGAACAGTTAGCCTATGTAGCCCATGGTGTGCTTGAGATGCAAGATCGTGACAAACTTAAGTTGTTCGTTCGTAAAGATGGTTTTGGACGTTTTCTTTCGTGTCTGGTTTATGTCTCTAAAGACAGATACAACACTAAGCTGCGAGAAGATACTCAACGCATTCTAGCTCAGCATTTCAAGACTGATGCAGATGTAGAGTTCACAACTTATTTTTCAGAATCAACGCTTGCACGTACCCATTACATAGTTAAAGTCGATAACAATAATATGGATGTAGATGTGGCCGCTATTGAAAATAATTTAGCTGAAGCAGCACGATCTTGGGAAGATAAACTCAATGATGCTCTAAGCAGTGCTCAGGGTGAAGAATCAGGTACTAGCTTAACAAAACGATATATAAATGCCTTTCCACGCAGCTACAAAGAAGATGTACTACCAAGTTCCGCCGTTGTTGATATCCAGCACCTTGAAGCGCTAGATGATAACCATAAATTGGGTATGCTCTTCTATCAACCACAGGAAACAGCGCTTAATAATAACAAAGTACGTTTGAAGCTTTTCCACAAAGATGAACCTATTCATCTTTCAGACGTATTACCTATGTTAGAAAATTTTGGTCTACGTGTGATCAATGAAAGGCCGTACGAGTTAAAGAATTCCAATAATGATACTTACTGGATCTTAGATTTCTTGATGACGGTGCAGAGAACATCGACTCAAAGTATTGCTGATAGTCAGGTTCGCTTCCAAACCGCCTTGGCCGATGTTTGGAACAAACAGCTCGAAGATGATGGTTTTAACCGTTTAGTGCTTGCGACAACTCTGGGTGGACGTGAAGTTTCGATATTGCGTGCTTACGCTAAATATATGCGTCAGATAGATGCTACTTTTAGCCAAGCTTATATCGAAGAAACCTTTACTCGCTATCCTCAAATAGCAGAGTTACTGGTTAAAATGTTTATCCGTAAGTTTAACCCTAAGCTTAAAACCCGTACTTTAAACAAATTTTTAGAGCAGATTGATTTATGTTTAGAAGAGGTTTCAAGCTTAGATGATGACCGTATTATTCGTCGTTATTTAGATCTCATCAATGCAACGTTAAGAACCAATTTTTATCAGCTTGCAGCAGATGGGAGCGAGAAAGAGTATGTGTCATTCAAGTTTTCACCTGAACTGATACCTGAGATGCCTCGCCCTTTACCTAAGTTTGAAATTTTTGTCTATTCTCCAAGAGTTGAAGGTGTCCACCTTCGTGGTGGCAAAGTAGCTCGTGGTGGCTTACGTTGGTCAGATCGTCGTGAAGATTTCCGTACTGAAGTGCTTGGATTAGTAAAAGCGCAACAAGTCAAAAATACGGTGATTGTCCCCGTAGGCGCTAAAGGTGGTTTTGTCTGTAAGCAGTTGCCAACAGATGGAGGACGTGAAGCCTTCTTTACTGAAGGTCAAGAGTGTTACCGTATATTTATTCGCGCCTTGTTGGATATCTCTGACAATATTATCAACGGTGAAGTGGTACCGCCGCATAATGTTGTTCGCCATGATGAAGATGATCCTTACTTGGTTGTTGCTGCAGATAAAGGTACAGCAACCTTTTCCGATATTGCCAACGAAATCTCTGAGGAGTATAACTTTTGGTTGGGTGATGCGTTCGCATCCGGCGGCAGTAATGGTTACGATCACAAGAAGATGGGGATTACAGCGCGCGGCGCTTGGGAATCGGTGAAGCGTCACTTCCGTGAAATGGGGATTGATTGCCAAACAACAGATTTTACTTGTTTAGCGATTGGCGATATGGCTGGGGATGTGTTTGGTAATGGTATGCTCCTGTCAGAGCATACTCGACTAGTGACAGCATTTAACCATCTACATATATTTATCGACCCAAGTCCTGATGCTGGATCAAGCTATAAAGAGCGTGCTCGTTTGTTTAAATTGCCTCGTTCAAGTTGGGAGGATTACAACAAAGAGTTAATATCAAAAGGTGGTGGCATCTTTATGCGCTCAGCTAAATCAATCACCTTAACGCCTGAAATTAAGAAGATGCTAGGTACTAAAAAAGTGTCTATGACTCCGACGGAACTTTTAAAAGAGTTGTTGAAGATGAAGGTCGACCTTATCTGGAATGGTGGCATTGGCACTTATATGAAAGCCACCAGTGAGAGTCATGCTGAAGTGGGCGATCGAGCTAATGATACATTGCGAGTTAATGGTAATGAAGTACAAGCGAGAATTATTGGTGAAGGAGGTAACTTAGGGTGTACTCAACTTGGTCGTATTGAATATGCGGCTAATGGTGGTCGCATGAATACCGACTTCGTGGATAACGTGGGTGGCGTGGACTGTTCTGATAATGAAGTTAACATCAAGATTTTACTGAATGCCATTGTTGCTGATGGTGAAATGACGTTAAAGCAAAGAAATCGTTTGTTGGTTGATATGACAGATGAAGTGAGTCGTATCGTTTTACAGGACTGTAAAGATCAAACTCGGACAATCTCAGTGACTCAGGTTCGAGGTGCTGAACAACTTAAAGAACAGATCCGCTTTATTCAGTATCTTGAGAAAGAGGGTAAATTAGATCGAGCTCTTGAGTTTTTACCATCTGAAGATGAGCTTGCAGAACGTCTGGCGAATGGTAAACCATTGACTAGACCTGAACTATCTGTGCTAGTAGCATATTCGAAAATGCTGTTAAAGGAACAACTGTTAACACCTGAAATTACCGATGATCCTTTCTTAAGCCAGTTACTGGTCGAGTATTTCCCTCAGCAACTTCAAAAGAAATACAGCGATCGTATGGTAGATCATCCTCTTAGAGCTGAGATCATCGCGACTTCACTTGCCAATGAACTGGTTAATGATTTAGGTCTTAATTTTGTTCAACGTATGCAAGATGAGACAGGTGCCTCAGTTGCTGAAGCTGCTATTTGTTACACTATGGCTCGTGAAGTATTTGGTTTAGCAGGGTTAACTAAAAACATTACATCTCTTAACGGCATTATCCCTGCTGTTGTACAGGGTGAGATGTTGCATCAAATTCGCCGGAATATGCGTCGCGCATGTCGTTGGTTCTTACGCCACAGAAATCGTGGTCAGAGTATTCAACAAACGGTTGAATTTTTTGGTCCAGTATTTGCCGATCTTAAAGCTAATGTTCATAACTACATGGTTCAAGAGGAAGTTGAAGGAATCCGTCATGAGATTGCGGCGTTAATCAAAGAGGGTGTTACAGAAGAGGTTGCAACGAATGTTGTGAATATGAGTACTCTGTTCTCTGCTTTAGATATTGCACAAATTGCGGAATTGGAGACTAAACCTGTCGCTCTCGTGGCTCAGATTTACTTTAAGTTAGGCGCTAATGTTGAATTACACTGGTTCTTAGATCAGATAAGTGCTCAGCCTGTAGCGAACCATTGGCAAGCACTGGCAAGAGCGGCTTTCAGAGAAGAGCTAGATTGGCAACAGCGCTCATTGAGTTCCGTTGTGCTTCGTTCATGCACTGAAACCTGTGATGCAGATACTATTATTGCTCAGTGGATAGACTCGAACCAGAGCTTATTGGAGAGATGGTTTCATATGCTTGCAGATTTCAAGACATCACAAAGTCATGAATTTGCTAAGTTTTCAGTTGCTTTACGTGAACTAAATCTGTTGATCCTTCATTGTGAAGGTCAAAAATAA
- the pyrD gene encoding quinone-dependent dihydroorotate dehydrogenase, with translation MFYKLAQKVMFQMDPEKAHHFAINSLKVTANTPLDCFYAQKIDSTPVECMGITFPNPVGLAAGMDKDGECIDGFHAMGFGHIEVGTVTPRPQPGNDLPRLFRLKPAKGIINRMGFNNKGVDNLIANLKMAKSAALIGVNIGKNKDTPVEQGKDDYLICMEKVYEYATYIAVNISSPNTPGLRSLQYGDLLDDLLGSLKSKQKELAEKYGKYVPIALKIAPDLSDEEIQKIADSLIKNEFDGAIATNTTLSRDGVSGLINANETGGLSGKPLNLLSTSVIKKLSICLNGQIPIIGVGGINSATDAMDKLDAGATLVQIYSGFIYQGPQLIKDIVDACRVRK, from the coding sequence ATGTTTTACAAACTCGCTCAGAAAGTCATGTTTCAGATGGATCCTGAAAAGGCACATCATTTTGCAATTAATAGTTTAAAGGTTACGGCAAATACGCCTTTAGATTGTTTTTATGCACAGAAAATAGACTCGACTCCAGTTGAATGTATGGGGATAACTTTTCCAAACCCAGTAGGTTTAGCTGCTGGAATGGATAAAGATGGCGAGTGCATAGATGGATTTCATGCAATGGGCTTTGGTCACATTGAAGTCGGCACAGTAACTCCACGACCACAACCAGGTAATGATCTGCCTCGTCTATTTCGATTAAAGCCTGCTAAGGGCATTATCAATAGAATGGGTTTTAACAATAAAGGTGTTGATAACCTGATTGCTAATTTAAAAATGGCAAAATCTGCTGCCTTAATTGGGGTCAATATAGGAAAGAATAAAGACACACCAGTAGAGCAAGGTAAAGATGACTATCTTATCTGTATGGAGAAAGTATATGAGTATGCAACATATATAGCGGTTAATATTTCATCACCAAACACGCCTGGCTTACGTAGTTTACAATATGGTGATCTTTTAGATGATCTATTAGGATCGCTTAAGTCGAAACAGAAAGAACTCGCTGAAAAGTACGGTAAGTACGTCCCTATTGCATTAAAAATAGCGCCGGACCTTTCTGATGAAGAGATTCAAAAAATTGCAGATTCTCTCATTAAAAATGAGTTTGATGGTGCAATTGCGACTAACACAACCTTAAGTCGTGATGGGGTTAGTGGATTAATTAATGCAAATGAAACGGGAGGGCTTAGTGGTAAGCCTTTGAATTTATTGTCAACATCAGTTATTAAAAAATTATCAATTTGCTTGAATGGTCAAATTCCTATTATAGGTGTTGGTGGTATAAATTCTGCGACTGATGCAATGGATAAGCTTGATGCTGGTGCAACTCTGGTACAAATATATTCAGGCTTCATTTATCAGGGCCCTCAACTAATTAAAGATATTGTTGATGCTTGTAGAGTTCGTAAATAA
- a CDS encoding cell division protein ZapC — MLLMPKRDWQWRYDDSYGVLSVSLGSEMEFLTPYKSKLLIPDALSELNFSVEHAKFYIDFVDLLTKSLNISDAVKVQLALNGTAAYFLLKPQMPKSWFFDTSTMCVYSELGKVFQLRCQGVTAQVLVVETNIQASLVMILSKQLTLNATKTLMQFECIKVMNDRLHPLKTNRAIAAA; from the coding sequence ATGTTATTAATGCCAAAAAGGGATTGGCAATGGAGATATGATGATTCGTATGGGGTATTAAGCGTTTCATTGGGCTCCGAAATGGAATTTCTGACTCCTTATAAATCAAAACTTTTAATTCCTGATGCCTTATCAGAATTGAATTTTAGTGTTGAACACGCTAAATTTTATATTGATTTTGTTGATTTACTTACTAAATCTCTCAACATTTCTGATGCTGTTAAGGTGCAATTAGCGCTGAATGGCACAGCTGCGTATTTTTTGTTAAAACCTCAAATGCCTAAATCTTGGTTTTTCGACACCAGTACTATGTGTGTTTATAGTGAGCTAGGAAAAGTATTTCAGCTCAGGTGCCAAGGGGTAACTGCACAGGTTCTTGTTGTTGAGACTAATATTCAAGCATCTTTGGTTATGATTCTCTCCAAACAGTTAACGCTTAATGCTACTAAGACTTTGATGCAGTTTGAATGCATTAAGGTTATGAATGATAGGTTGCATCCATTAAAAACCAATAGGGCCATTGCAGCTGCGTAA
- the rlmKL gene encoding bifunctional 23S rRNA (guanine(2069)-N(7))-methyltransferase RlmK/23S rRNA (guanine(2445)-N(2))-methyltransferase RlmL — MLNFFAAAPRGYEYALSLELAELGASEIKESVAGVYFSASLELGYRITLWSRIASRIIFVIHKGPCESPEQLYNAAYGIDWQMQFNHRSTFSIDFHGMGGFINNTMFGALKIKDAIVDRFRDDDCPRPDVARVDADFRIDAHYRRGQITIGLNFSGPALHKRGYRATTGEAPLKENLAANMLMRSGWQKNPVTLLDPFCGSGTILIEAAMMACDIAPGLHRERFGFEHWLRHNNKYWQELLDEAKARASIGVTRCSTKFYGSDIDSRIVALAKKNAENAGVLDLIDFSVTNALNVKVPAETGYLITNPPYGERLGTVTALLQLYYQLGDKFKAEFGGWNLAVLNSDVELLSALKLKADKQMKMNNGALECAFNLYTVHAINTRRVDPANINRDGDVSDIAVPFANRVKKNFKQLEKWAKKEGIDSYRIYDADLPDYKVAIDKYLDYVVIQEYTAPVDIPESVTKRRLTDVLITLPSAIGINPENIILKTREKQKGTNQYEKIQASKLELITTEYGAKFKLNLKEYLDTGLFLDHRLTRKLVGELSKGRKMLNLFAYTGTASVHAALGGATSVTTVDMSNTYINWAKENFALNGLNDNKYEFVQANCLTWIKRTHDKFDFIFIDPPTFSNSKRMEDSFDVERDHVAMLTDLIKILNPGGEIIFSNNKRKFKMEIEALNAVGIAVKNIDDKTLPMDFKRNPHIHNTWLLTHGG; from the coding sequence ATGTTAAATTTCTTTGCTGCGGCTCCTAGGGGCTATGAATATGCGTTATCACTCGAGTTAGCAGAACTCGGTGCTTCTGAGATAAAAGAGAGTGTTGCTGGAGTTTACTTTTCAGCTTCTCTTGAATTGGGCTATCGGATAACACTTTGGTCTCGAATTGCGAGTCGGATAATTTTCGTTATCCATAAAGGCCCATGTGAATCACCTGAGCAGCTTTATAATGCGGCTTATGGTATTGATTGGCAGATGCAATTCAATCATCGCAGTACATTTAGCATCGATTTTCATGGCATGGGTGGCTTTATTAATAACACCATGTTTGGCGCACTTAAAATTAAAGATGCTATCGTAGATCGTTTTCGTGATGATGATTGTCCTAGACCTGATGTGGCTCGTGTCGATGCTGATTTTAGAATTGACGCACACTATCGCCGTGGACAAATCACGATTGGTTTGAATTTTTCAGGTCCTGCACTGCATAAGCGTGGTTACCGAGCAACGACTGGCGAAGCTCCGTTAAAAGAGAACTTAGCGGCTAACATGTTAATGCGCAGCGGATGGCAAAAAAATCCTGTGACGTTACTGGATCCTTTTTGTGGTAGCGGTACGATTTTGATTGAAGCTGCCATGATGGCCTGTGATATTGCACCAGGTTTGCATCGAGAGCGTTTTGGATTTGAACATTGGTTAAGACACAATAATAAATATTGGCAAGAGTTGCTTGATGAAGCTAAAGCGAGAGCATCAATAGGTGTGACCCGTTGTAGCACTAAGTTTTATGGCTCTGATATTGATTCACGTATTGTGGCGTTAGCGAAAAAGAATGCTGAGAATGCGGGTGTACTTGATCTTATCGATTTCAGTGTGACCAATGCATTAAATGTAAAAGTACCTGCAGAGACAGGTTATTTAATTACCAATCCACCTTATGGTGAACGTTTAGGTACTGTGACGGCGCTTTTACAACTGTATTATCAGTTGGGTGATAAATTTAAAGCTGAATTTGGGGGCTGGAATCTTGCTGTGTTGAACAGTGATGTCGAACTTTTGTCAGCTTTAAAGTTAAAGGCTGATAAACAGATGAAGATGAATAACGGTGCACTAGAGTGTGCGTTTAATCTTTACACCGTCCATGCAATCAATACTCGTCGTGTCGATCCAGCTAACATCAATCGTGATGGTGATGTTAGTGACATTGCTGTTCCATTTGCGAACCGAGTAAAAAAGAACTTTAAGCAACTTGAAAAGTGGGCTAAGAAAGAGGGCATAGATAGTTACCGTATCTACGATGCCGATCTACCTGACTATAAAGTAGCCATCGATAAGTACCTCGATTATGTTGTTATCCAAGAGTATACGGCGCCTGTCGATATTCCTGAGTCAGTGACTAAACGTCGTCTTACCGATGTGTTGATCACTTTGCCTAGTGCTATTGGTATCAATCCTGAAAATATAATCTTAAAAACACGTGAGAAACAAAAAGGCACGAATCAATATGAAAAGATTCAGGCGAGTAAGCTTGAACTTATTACTACTGAGTATGGTGCCAAGTTCAAGCTTAACCTTAAAGAGTATCTTGATACTGGTTTGTTCCTCGATCATAGATTGACTCGTAAGCTTGTGGGTGAGCTGTCTAAAGGCCGGAAGATGCTCAACCTTTTTGCTTATACGGGCACAGCATCGGTTCATGCGGCGCTTGGCGGTGCAACATCGGTGACGACGGTTGATATGTCAAATACCTATATTAACTGGGCTAAAGAGAACTTTGCTCTCAATGGATTGAATGACAATAAATATGAATTTGTTCAGGCCAATTGTCTAACATGGATTAAGCGTACCCATGACAAGTTCGATTTTATCTTTATTGATCCGCCAACCTTCTCTAACTCGAAGCGCATGGAAGACTCATTTGATGTTGAGAGAGATCATGTAGCCATGTTGACCGATTTAATTAAGATATTAAATCCTGGTGGCGAAATTATTTTCTCCAATAATAAGCGTAAGTTCAAGATGGAAATTGAAGCTTTGAATGCCGTAGGCATTGCAGTTAAAAACATCGATGATAAGACTTTGCCGATGGATTTTAAACGTAATCCTCACATTCACAATACCTGGTTGCTTACACACGGTGGTTAA